From a single Bos indicus isolate NIAB-ARS_2022 breed Sahiwal x Tharparkar chromosome 11, NIAB-ARS_B.indTharparkar_mat_pri_1.0, whole genome shotgun sequence genomic region:
- the LBX2 gene encoding transcription factor LBX2 — MSSGSEPRTSLTSFSIADILGSCMIPRRPSVSRPPESNQGPTSPLCALEELTSKTFRGLDGHTPQPSEGRAAQGALGSGQAGRRRRKSRTAFTAQQVLELERRFVFQKYLAPSERDGLASRLGLANAQVVTWFQNRRAKLKRDVEEMRADLASLRSLSPEAQCRLALPDGAPGLGPGPARPDSELHLSDEEIQVDD, encoded by the exons ATGAGCTCGGGATCCGAGCCCCGGACATCCCTAACATCCTTCAGCATCGCAGACATCCTAGGCTCGTGCATGATTCCCCGAAGGCCCTCTGTGTCACGGCCTCCAGAGTCGAACCAGGGTCCCACGTCGCCGCTGTGCGCGCTGGAGGAGCTGACTAGTAAAACTTTCCGCGGACTTGACGGGCACACACCGCAGCCCTCTGAAG GCCGCGCGGCCCAAGGCGCGCTGGGCTCTGGCCAGGCTGGCCGCAGACGACGGAAGTCACGCACGGCGTTCACCGCGCAGCAGGTGCTGGAGCTGGAGCGGCGCTTCGTCTTTCAGAAGTACCTGGCGCCGTCCGAGCGCGACGGGCTGGCGTCTCGGCTCGGCTTGGCCAACGCGCAGGTCGTCACGTGGTTCCAGAACCGGCGCGCCAAGCTCAAGCGCGACGTGGAGGAGATGCGCGCCGACCTGGCCTCGCTGCGCTCGCTGTCCCCAGAAGCCCAGTGCCGCCTCGCGCTGCCGGACGGCGCCCCTGGCCTCGGCCCTGGCCCCGCCCGGCCTGACTCTGAGCTCCACCTTTCTGACGAGGAGATACAGGTGGACGATTGA